A stretch of Allostreptomyces psammosilenae DNA encodes these proteins:
- the nirD gene encoding nitrite reductase small subunit NirD, with protein MTITSPETTHGTDDATGWITVCSLADLAPEQGRAALLPDGAQVAIFRLQDDALYALGNIDPFWGAPVMAHGIVGDRAGVPTVATPLLKQVFSLETGQCLDDPAVSLPVYPIEVVEGAVRIAVQPSSRAVPSA; from the coding sequence CACCCACGGGACGGACGACGCGACCGGCTGGATCACCGTCTGCTCCCTGGCCGACCTCGCCCCCGAGCAGGGCCGCGCCGCCCTGCTGCCGGACGGCGCCCAGGTGGCGATCTTCCGCCTGCAGGACGACGCCCTCTACGCGCTCGGCAACATCGACCCGTTCTGGGGCGCGCCCGTCATGGCCCACGGCATCGTCGGCGACCGGGCCGGGGTGCCCACCGTGGCCACCCCGCTGCTGAAGCAGGTCTTCTCCCTGGAGACCGGCCAGTGCCTGGACGACCCGGCGGTCAGCCTGCCGGTCTACCCCATCGAGGTCGTCGAGGGGGCCGTGCGGATCGCCGTCCAGCCGAGCAGCAGAGCCGTCCCGTCGGCGTGA
- a CDS encoding uroporphyrinogen-III synthase translates to MNAANATNANADAASAGANATPAAEPAAAESAAAATDSAATAESAAAAESTAAAQCGPLTGFTVAVTAARRADELIALLERRGADVLRAPALRIVPLAHDAELHAATRALIADPPDTVVATTGIGFRGWMEAADGWGDGEALRAALGGATLLARGPKARGAIRAAGLTEEWSPASESSAEVLDRLLGEDLAGRRIAVQMHGEPLPDFLGALRAAGAQVLPVPVYRWIGPADTGPLDRLIDAVIAGSVSAVTFTSAPAASGLLLRARELGREQELEEALRTRTEVLCVGPVTAAPLLARRIHTTWPERFRIGALVRHVVEVLPRTAARLPVGGHWLEVRGTVCLVDGAPRPVPPGPMAVLRELARTPGRVVPRSELLAVLPGGGYDEHAVEAAVARLRAALGAPRVVQTVVKRGYRLALDTGDCAAPPAAPATTPARAAVPAPGAETDITHERGDTG, encoded by the coding sequence ATGAACGCCGCCAACGCCACGAACGCGAACGCCGACGCCGCCAGCGCCGGCGCGAACGCCACCCCCGCCGCGGAGCCGGCGGCCGCCGAGTCGGCCGCCGCCGCCACGGACTCGGCCGCCACCGCCGAGTCGGCCGCCGCCGCCGAGTCGACCGCAGCCGCCCAGTGCGGCCCACTGACCGGCTTCACCGTGGCCGTCACCGCCGCGCGCCGCGCCGACGAGCTCATCGCGCTGCTGGAGCGCCGCGGCGCCGACGTGCTGCGCGCCCCGGCGCTGCGCATCGTCCCGCTCGCCCACGACGCCGAACTGCACGCCGCCACCCGCGCCCTGATCGCCGACCCGCCGGACACCGTGGTCGCCACCACCGGCATCGGCTTCCGCGGCTGGATGGAGGCCGCCGACGGCTGGGGCGACGGCGAGGCCCTGCGCGCCGCCCTCGGCGGCGCCACCCTGCTGGCCCGCGGCCCCAAGGCGCGCGGCGCCATCCGCGCCGCCGGACTGACCGAGGAGTGGTCGCCGGCATCGGAGTCCTCCGCCGAGGTGCTGGACCGCCTCCTCGGCGAGGACCTCGCCGGCCGCCGGATCGCCGTGCAGATGCACGGCGAACCGCTCCCCGACTTCCTCGGGGCGCTGCGCGCCGCCGGCGCCCAGGTGCTGCCCGTCCCGGTGTACCGGTGGATCGGGCCGGCCGACACCGGACCGCTGGACCGGCTGATCGACGCCGTCATCGCCGGCTCGGTCAGCGCCGTCACCTTCACCAGCGCCCCGGCCGCCTCCGGGCTGCTGCTGCGCGCCCGCGAACTCGGGCGGGAGCAGGAGCTGGAGGAGGCGCTGCGCACCCGCACCGAGGTGCTCTGCGTCGGCCCGGTCACCGCGGCCCCGCTGCTGGCCCGGCGGATCCACACCACCTGGCCGGAACGGTTCCGCATCGGCGCGCTGGTCCGGCACGTCGTGGAGGTCCTGCCGCGGACCGCCGCCCGGCTGCCGGTCGGCGGCCACTGGCTGGAGGTGCGCGGCACCGTCTGCCTGGTGGACGGCGCGCCCCGCCCCGTCCCGCCCGGCCCGATGGCCGTGCTGCGCGAGCTGGCCCGCACGCCGGGCCGGGTCGTGCCGCGCTCCGAACTGCTGGCCGTGCTGCCCGGCGGCGGCTACGACGAGCACGCCGTGGAGGCGGCGGTGGCGCGGCTGCGGGCCGCGCTGGGCGCCCCGCGCGTCGTCCAGACGGTGGTCAAGCGCGGGTACCGGCTCGCCCTGGACACCGGCGACTGCGCCGCCCCGCCCGCCGCCCCCGCCACCACCCCGGCCCGGGCCGCCGTCCCCGCGCCCGGGGCCGAGACCGACATCACCCACGAACGGGGAGACACCGGATGA
- a CDS encoding sirohydrochlorin chelatase, with the protein MTTALFPPARLGAGRRSIPSRPTVLLVAHGTRHPGGAPVAEALARAVGERHGLPWRVAYVDVHGPTIPEALADVPGPVVVLPAFLASGYHVRVDIPEQLALAGRRIAAGAAPATAAVGSAGGAVPGEGVPVGAVPVVGDSVSGAVSGATDAHGGTAVVADAIGPHPLLLRTLRDRLREAGARPRDAVVLAAAGSSDHSALAEVASVADGLGRRLGRPVPVGYAATATPSVPEAVARLREAGARRVSVASWLLAPGLFADRLAAAGADAVAAPLGDHRAVVDVLTERLTAAWATTREFPTPALRCAG; encoded by the coding sequence ATGACGACCGCGCTCTTCCCCCCGGCCCGCCTCGGCGCCGGCCGCCGCTCCATACCCTCCCGCCCCACCGTGCTGCTGGTCGCGCACGGCACCCGCCACCCCGGCGGCGCCCCGGTCGCCGAGGCGCTGGCCCGGGCCGTCGGCGAGCGCCACGGACTGCCGTGGCGGGTGGCCTACGTCGACGTGCACGGCCCGACGATCCCGGAGGCGCTGGCCGACGTGCCCGGCCCGGTCGTCGTCCTGCCGGCCTTCCTGGCCTCCGGCTACCACGTCCGGGTGGACATCCCCGAGCAACTCGCCCTGGCCGGCCGCCGCATCGCCGCCGGTGCCGCCCCTGCTACCGCTGCCGTGGGTAGTGCCGGTGGCGCCGTGCCCGGCGAGGGCGTGCCCGTCGGGGCTGTGCCGGTCGTCGGCGATTCAGTCTCCGGGGCAGTCTCCGGGGCGACCGACGCCCACGGTGGCACCGCCGTCGTCGCCGACGCCATCGGCCCCCACCCGCTGCTGCTGCGCACCCTGCGGGACCGGCTCCGCGAGGCCGGCGCCCGCCCCCGTGACGCCGTGGTGCTGGCCGCCGCCGGTTCCTCCGACCACTCCGCGCTGGCCGAGGTCGCCTCGGTGGCCGACGGCCTGGGCCGCCGGCTGGGCCGGCCCGTCCCGGTCGGCTACGCCGCCACCGCCACGCCGTCCGTCCCGGAAGCCGTCGCGCGGCTGCGCGAGGCCGGCGCCCGCCGGGTGTCGGTGGCGTCCTGGCTGCTCGCCCCCGGGCTGTTCGCCGACCGCCTGGCCGCCGCCGGCGCCGACGCCGTGGCCGCCCCGCTGGGCGACCACCGGGCCGTGGTCGACGTCCTCACCGAACGCCTCACCGCCGCCTGGGCCACCACCCGCGAGTTCCCCACCCCCGCCCTACGCTGCGCCGGCTGA